In Elaeis guineensis isolate ETL-2024a chromosome 1, EG11, whole genome shotgun sequence, a genomic segment contains:
- the LOC105034233 gene encoding uncharacterized protein, with protein MEDMKRRHIPAFGNWDYCDELPITQYFESARQAGLIRGHYFGEDGDLFKVPVPVKPTYHNHHHHHHQKRVRKGDGEKQQYGKEQQRKQGRRCDVRAQSPKKPRPPKAVDEDLYKIPPELLNEKPKRKRMLTSLWSGCLGLNCIA; from the exons ATGGAG GACATGAAGAGGCGCCATATACCCGCATTTGGGAACTGGGATTACTGCGACGAGCTCCCCATTACCCAGTACTTCGAGTCTGCAAGGCAGGCCGGTTTGATCCGTGGCCATTACTTTGGAGAAGATGGTGACCTTTTCAAGGTTCCAGTCCCTGTGAAACCCACTTACCACAACCATCATCATCAccaccaccagaaaagg GTGAGGAAGGGAGATGGAGAGAAGCAGCAGTATGGGAAGGAGCAACAGAGGAAGCAGGGGAGGCGGTGTGATGTCCGAGCTCAGAGCCCGAAGAAGCCAAGGCCTCCCAAGGCTGTGGACGAGGACTTGTACAAGATACCCCCAGAGCTTCTCAATGAAAAACCCAAGAGG AAGAGGATGCTGACGAGTTTGTGGTCAGGGTGCCTGGGACTTAACTGCATTGCCTGA